The Kogia breviceps isolate mKogBre1 chromosome 8, mKogBre1 haplotype 1, whole genome shotgun sequence DNA window CTTCAGGGACAGCCCCTCATCTTAACCCGCGACCCCAGATGGGGAACCCAAGCAGAGCCGGGCAAAGGACTCCCCCACGCAGAGTCACAGCTGGAAGGCAGCAGAGCTGGCGTTTGAGCTCCCATCTGTCTGAGCCCATAAAAGCAGCCCTAGTGAGGTGCTGGAGACCCGAGGACACAGGAGACCACGGGGCCCCCCCCCGACTCACCCAAGGACAAGATCTCCTGGCACTTTTCACACTGGTCCTTCATCTTCAGGCATCCCGTGGAGTTGTGGCGGATTTCCTTGCACACGGTGCGGTCACTGCTGTTTTCTGGAGACACACGAGGGAAAGTCACACAGAGCGACGCAGAGATGGGCCACCGCGATCTCCCAGAGCCCTTTCACACTACCGTCTGGCCCTTTGACATGGTTCTGGGGCCAGAGCAGGTTGGACTCTGGTTGTTTGCCTGCAGACACAGGTTTGGATCGGAGCTCCCTGCAGCGGGACCAGGAGGTGGTCCCCAAGGCCCCCTGAGCGGGGTtcggccccctcccccaccatccccaCCTGCGGGCACGTCTCCTGCCTGCTCGTGGCATTATAACCCGTGCTGCTCTGCATTCCTTCTGGCTCGTTTCTCTCCTCGGGCCAGACAGCAAGCGCCTTGAAGGCAGGAATAGGATCCATCTTAGAACCTCCTTATAACACAGGGAGCCCCCCATTATGGATATGCAGTAAACTCCTTGTTCAATTCAATACCCTCCTGTGTTTCCAATCCGTTTCAAGCCACAGCCCAGTGCTGGTCAAACTGCAGCATTTAGGAGATGGGGTTGGCCAACAAGTGTCTATTGGTTCAATGAAGGAAATCACTTCTGAAAGTTTTGGCTTCTCGTGTCCATGTTAGGGTTTCTTCATGCAAAATATATTCATTGTGTGCCCATTCTCTACCAGACCCTAATGTTACAGCCACAAACAGCTTTCTTAACTGTACCCTGAGCTGATTATATAATTTGTTGCCAATATATGCATGGCATCCACATAAAGCCACCTGAGTTCCCAAGACAAAGGGGTCTAGTTCTCTAGAGGAAATAGTCAATGTCATGCCCTCCAGCTGCCGGAAGGAGCTTGGTACGCTCGAAAGAACACAGATTCCGAATCCTGCAGGGCTAGATCTGACCGGCTCCCACTTTATCAGCTGTGAACCCTTGGACATGCTCCTTGACCATCCTGTCATAGTTTTCTCCCCATCAAACCGGGATGAGAGCACCCTCCCCGGGTTTCTGGGGGCGGAATTCAGATGACACATGCCAAGCCCCGGCCACAGTTCTCAGCATCTAAAGGGTTAGCATCTCAATGAACTGTGAGTTCCCAGCCCATCCTTCTAACCTCCTGGGAATTCCGCCATCGGGAAGTGGTAGGGAGTTCTCTGCATGTGGGCATCCATGGCCTGCTGGGCCTCGTGGATCATGTCAAAGAAGGGCTGAAACATGTCATGGAAGTTCAGGGGTTCCAACAAGGGGAAAGGCATGACATTCCGGGCGAAGCGGGACTTGGGACTGAAGAAGAGCGATCCCCTTGGGAACGAGCCGAAGGGCGAGTAGTACTGAGTGTCCTGGAACTTCCGGGGAAAGAACCGGTCCTGGAAGAGCTCGTCCATGATGTTGGATGCGCGGTTGAAGCTGTCCTCCATGACGTCCATCACGTGGCCCTGCTGCCGGTCGTTCTCCAGCAGGGAGTCGATGCGGTCACCGTTGATCCACAAGTAGAAGGGGGTGCTCTGGTTCAGGAACTCCTCGAGCTGCGACAGGAGACAGGGGACAGTCAGGGATGCTTCCCCCTTGTCAAGACGGGCCAGGCCCGGCCCCTCCTGGCTGCACCCGAGGCAACTCAGAGTCACAGCAGGCGGCAGGCGGCCAGGCTGGGACTGGCTCCCCATCTCTGCGCTGTCCAGGTCAGTGCGCTTCCATTCTACCAACCCCGAGGGGAAGAGTTTAGGAAGACCTGCGAGGCCGAGAGAGTCACAAGGCCCCATCACATGAGACTAGTCTGCTGTCCTCTTTGGCCACTGGTGATGATCCCCAAGCCCGCTCAGCCAAGGGCCAACTGATGGGACTCCTGGAAAGGGCAAAATTCACGAGCCCTAGCTGAGCAAGGCCCGCAGGGGAGAGAGGATCAATAACAGGGTACTAATAATTCTTAATTCATTCTGTTTAAGTGGATGCAGGGCTCTGCCATACCGTGGAGCCATTTGTTACGTTAGGCAGCTAATAATTGCTGAATGAGAGTCTTCGAAGATGGCAAATACCCGGCACAGGTGCTTTTCATGACTCCACATTACTGCACTCATAGCAGACATTACCAATTGATCACAGCGCTCTGggcccaaatgcagccaaaactaatcAATTGCATCCGGCATGTGAAATGAAGCTTGTGATATTgcgatttataataagaaatatatatttggtctggTCGTTGACAAAGAGATCCTAaagcccttggaatttcctgtgataagagcaataaaggtgtcttttgttatattAGTGAGGTGACTTTTCGGAAAGCACCTAGGGATGGGGGCTGGTCGCCAGGGGAGCCAACCCTaggattagagggttggaactttcagccccaccctctGATTTCCacggaggggagaggggctgggcctTGAATCAATGACCAatggtcaatgatttaatcaatcgtaCCTTTGTAATGATGCCTCCATTAAACCCAAAAGGATGGGCTTGGGGAGCTTCTGGGTTGATGAACACACGTGCCAATGAGATGCAGGAGACTGTTGAACTCAAAGAGGGCATGGAAGttccctgtcctttccccatccctccccatggGCATCTCTTCCATCGGGCTGtttctgagttatatccttttataacacACCAATAATCTAGTATGTAAAATGTTTCTCCGAGTTCTATGAGCtcctctagcaaattaattgaacccaaggaggcaGTCATGGGAATCTCTAATCtacagccagtcagtcagaaaCACAGGTGACCACCTGGACTTGGGATCAGCGGCTGAAGTTGGGGGTGGCGATGGGGAGGCgtcctgtgggactgagccctgaaCCTGTGGGGTAGGATGCTGTCTCTGGGTAGACAGGGTCTGAGCTGAGTTCAACTGCAGGACACCCAGCCGGTGCGGGAGAAACGCTTGATGGGGAAATCCCCACACTTGGAATTGGGTGCAGAATCAAAGAAGCATATTCAGTTCTCCTCACTGCCCAACCAGAGCCCAGGCTATGCTGAAGAAGCGGGGCCCCTTGTCACCTGTTGGCCGACCAGTCCCGAGCCGCTTCTGCAGACGCGCGCGTAGAACTTCATGCAGGTCTGTTTCAGGCAAGGCTTACACTCCTCCCAGAGGGCCGTCATGGTCTCATTGCACACCCCCTGGGACGCCTTCAGCTTTGTTTCAGAATCCTTGGTGTCGTTCAGGGCATCCTACAGGAGGACCCAGGCTGGGTTAGCAACAGAAACCACGGCTTCCCCTTCCCCGGGCAGGCGCCGTGGTGCTGGTCCGCGGGCCCAACCTGTCCACCTGGGGTGCTTATTCCCACCCCTGCTCTGGCTCACGTGTTCGCGCATCTGCCCACCTGGAATTCCCTCCCCACCCGGCTCTAAACGTCCTCTCGTCTTCAAGATCCAACTGCTCCTTCGTCCTTTCCAGCCATTAGAGCCCATCTGGACAGCTCCTCTCTCTGACGCTGCACTTACAGTTGCTACCCCAGGACTTCCCTCTCGCCGGTACCCCACTTTCTAGTCTCAGCTTCTGGAATTTAAATGTCATCTTTCAAAGCTTCCCTGAATCTTAGTTCTCTATTGCAACCATGGCCCCCGGCATGCCACAGGAATAGGTAAGCTTCCGAAATTAAAGTCACCACTACTACCAGAACTCTCCAAGATGACCGTGACAtttgatccagtaattctacAAGAATCTATCCCAAGGAATTCCTGCAATAAAGGAAAAATCCATATGCTTGAAGATATCTGTGGCAACAAAAATAATGGAATCAACCCCAATGCTCAAAACTAGGGGACAAGTTAAGGAAACTGTGGTACCTACAAAAGGTAGATAGGACAGCATTACGAGGGATGTTTGTAACAAGTTTTAAGTATTATAATAAgcatttttcatgttaaaaattcATGAGTTTGAGTATAGCCACTGTCCAAAAAGTATAGAGGAGAAAACGTACTAAGAAATAGATCAAATGTTAAGTGAATTGTCCTTAGGTAAAAGGGTTATGGAAAAACTTCTGCTTCTCTATATTAAAGTCTTGATAAATGAGTGCATTACGCTTCAAAGAATTCAGTAGACCATCCATACCCCAAAGCAAAGCTACACTATGAATATCTGCATACGTGAGACCTTCTCCTACTCTGTGTCCCCTGTCCCCCCTCGTCCGAGATGCGGAAGGGCCACCACGCCTCCTACTAGGTCAATTCACAGGCGTCAACTCTGCTGCCCAATTCCTTTCTTTCCGGCTCGCATATTCCTCAACTAAGAAGTCATGGAGTCTTTTTCCAAACTTGATCTGCTTTATCATAGAACCTGGATCGTCAAATATCAAACTCCAATGAGAAGCGCAAAAATTCAAGAACAAGACTTGCCACTTCTACgtgggctctaggtttctcataGTGTGACGAGAACTAATACTGATGCCAGGAAAGGCACTAAGTTTCAAAGAAAGTTAGAGCTGCACCCAGGCCAACATTTCCTTAAGTGGTTTCCATGGAATTGTGCTACAAgctatcaggaaaaaaatacatggatTCCACGGTCAATTCGATTTGGAAAACACTTGGATTAAATGAAGTTACACGTGCTTCCTTTACCGCACAACTTCTCTGAGTCTTTAGAATGTTTTTACTCTATGCATTAGGGATCATGAATGTGGCAGAGGGCCCCATCTCAGCATCTCTGTCATTCGGGGTAGGGTGGCAATGAGAATAGGCTTTGAGGAGACCCTGAAGGACActattgactttttaaataagctgCTTATTGAATTATAGTGTTTTAGTTTTGTATGTTCACCATTGGACCCAAGTGTCTCTTTACGAAGTCGTCCAGAACTCCATAGAGACTTGGGCAACACAGCGTGTGCCTGCTGTACCCCCAAAGGTATTGCCCCTACTAGATAAGCTTCCTGAAGGTAGGGTGCCATCCCTCTCCTAACCTGTGACAGTGACAGACCCTACCCAAAGCCTGCCTTGGAGCTTGCACATAGTCTGGGTTTAGAAAAATCTACTGAAGTGAATCTGGGCGGCAGGCCCTGGGCCAGGCTTGTAACAAAACCAGATCCAAGATCTCACTGCTTGAAGCTTTCAAAAGCAAATAAACCTTCCCTATTTGTTAACCACAGCCCCAGTATCAGCTGACACAACCGGAGAAGGCCTGCGGGTCACCATAGTAACCTGGCAGGGCACTGGGAAGAGCAacggcccctccctccctccctccagcacaGTGGGTCAAGGCGGGGGTCACCAGGCTCTCCCttacctctttcttcttcttggcCTCCTCTAAGGAGCCAAGCAATGCTTTGCGCTCTTCGTTGGTTTGTTCTATTAGGGTCTTTATCTGTTTCACCTCCTTGagagcatttttaatttctttattaatgTACTTACTCCCCTCAGTGGACATTTCTGCAAGAAAAGAGCAGGGAGGCAGATGAGGCCAGAGGAAGGGATGGTGCTGGGGATATAACCCTGGAACCGGCTGGAATGGTCAGAAAGGCCAGTGGGCCTAGG harbors:
- the CLU gene encoding clusterin; the protein is MKSLLLLVGLLLSWENGRAISDKELQEMSTEGSKYINKEIKNALKEVKQIKTLIEQTNEERKALLGSLEEAKKKKEDALNDTKDSETKLKASQGVCNETMTALWEECKPCLKQTCMKFYARVCRSGSGLVGQQLEEFLNQSTPFYLWINGDRIDSLLENDRQQGHVMDVMEDSFNRASNIMDELFQDRFFPRKFQDTQYYSPFGSFPRGSLFFSPKSRFARNVMPFPLLEPLNFHDMFQPFFDMIHEAQQAMDAHMQRTPYHFPMAEFPGENSSDRTVCKEIRHNSTGCLKMKDQCEKCQEILSLDCPASDSSQMQLRQQLNVSLQLAEKFSKLYDQLLQSYQQKMLNTSSLLKQLNEQFTWVSQLANLTHSDSQHYLQVSTVNSHSSDPSVPSGLTKVVVKLFDSYPLTVTVPQEVSNPKFMETVAEKALQQYRQKSREE